From a single Caloenas nicobarica isolate bCalNic1 chromosome 12, bCalNic1.hap1, whole genome shotgun sequence genomic region:
- the GCNA gene encoding germ cell nuclear acidic protein, translated as MEPPGPAAPRAGARAALPPQQSGPHSPRGGQRRAAAHGQGRAGSEAAERGGGEAAESGRAGSRCPGSRGWRGGSSVLCFSSSSDDEEFEMFLARLKTPKSVSKKAEASLKDFIDDSDDVFLDLKVRKSTTKNAQKDLQTPKKWMTPGKKNSCCQELQYPEASSDTGRSVFVESPWPGYQKWGVKDPKEIWSCIKLPPPQNPRESVSRGSPDLPVRRKASSCEKGVENEVPSAAPRQSREVESGSSDDEFESLIERIKKRSTPRQRVLSTSRTVYQPSATENMRPPCEDAQRLKGEGVKTPRPNSLLLQETPSRTVASGRTPRNELVSCSQSAKTERKLRVCSVPGCFLQDLSNPSSDYVKYFKKNKEELAQKLYSLYNSTIFEQKLPEKMVIIWNKKMRKTAGYCVSGQTKGPEAKRYARIELSEKVCDSADRLRDTLVHELCHAATWLINGVRNGHGQFWRFYANKSAMIHPELPVVTRCHSYEINYKFTYVCVLCKATIGRHSKSLDTERFVCAFCGGELVLSQPMRKDGTPARTQLTPFAKYVKENYGLTKREQRGLSHTEVMRKLSADFALKTRLQDSL; from the exons ATGGagccgccgggccccgccgcgccgcgggccggggctcgggccgcgctcccgccgcAGCAGAGCGGCCCGCACAGCCcccggggcgggcagcgccgcgccgccgcacacgggcagggccgggcgggCAGCGAGGCCGCGGAACGTGGCGGCGGGGAGGCCGCGGAGTCCGGCCGGGCCGGGTCCCGCTGCCCGgggagccggggctggcggggcggcAG CAGTGTGCTGTGCTTCTCTTCCAGCAGTGATGATGAGGAATTTGAAATGT TTTTAGCTAGATTGAAAACTCCCAAATCTGTTTCTAAAAAGGCGGAAGCAAG TTTGAAGGACTTTATTGATGACTCAGATGATGTCTTCTTGGACTTGAAAGTGCGAAAGAGCACAACAAAGAATG CACAGAAGGATCTTCAGACCCCAAAGAAGTGGATGactcctggaaagaaaaacagttgcTGCCAAGAATTGCAGTATCCAGAGGCTTCAAGTGACACTGGACGTTCTGTCTTCGTCGAAAGTCCATGGCCTGGCTACCAAAAGTGGGGAGTGAAAGACCCGAAAGAGATTTGGAGCTGCATAAAACTCCCACCTCCCCAAAATCCACGAGAATCCGTTTCCAGAGGCAGCCCAGACCTGCCTGTTAGAAGGAAAGCAAGCAGCTGTGAAAAGGGTGTAGAAAATGAAGTGCCAAGTGCGGCACCACGACAAAGTAGAGAGGTAGAATCAGGCAGCTCAGATGATGAATTTGAATCATTAATAGAACGGATAAAGAAACGAAGTACACCCCGACAACGAGTCTTAAGCACAAGCAGAACTGTCTATCAGCCAAGCGCAACTG AAAACATGAGGCCACCCTGTGAGGATGCCCAGCGCTTGAAAGGGGAGGGAGTCAAGACGCCAAGGCCGAACTCCCTTTTACTTCAAGAAACACCTTCCAGGACAGTGGCTTCTGGAAGAACTCCGAGAAATGAATTAGTCAGTTGCTCACAATCagcaaagacagagagaaa GCTCAGGGTGTGCTCAGTGCCCGGCTGTTTCTTGCAAGATCTCTCAAATCCGTCTTCTGACTATGTGaagtatttcaagaaaaataaggagGAGCTGGCACAGAAGCTCTACTCTCTGTATAATAGTACCATCTTTGAGCAGAAG ctacCAGAGAAAATGGTAATAATCTGGaataagaaaatgagaaaaacagcaggaTATTGTGTAAGTGGACAGACAAAAGGTCCTGAAGCAAAGCGTTATGCTCGCATAGAACTTTCAGAGAAAGTCTGTGACTCTGCAG ATCGTCTTCGAGACACGCTAGTTCATGAGCTTTGTCATGCAGCCACCTGGCTGATCAATGGTGTTCGCAACGGACATGGACAATTCTGGAGATTCTATGCCAATAAATCAGCGATGATTCATCCAGAACTGCCAGTAGTAACACGATGCCACAGCTAtgaaattaattacaaattCACCTATGTGTGTGTCCTGTGCAAAGCTAC gaTTGGCCGTCATTCCAAGTCTCTGGACACAGAGCGCTTCGTGTGTGCATTCTGCGGGGGGGAGCTGGTCCTGAGCCAGCCCATGCGGAAGGACGGCACTCCTGCCAGGACGCAACTAACGCCCTTTGCAAAGTATGTGAAAGAAAACTATGGACTTACTAAAAGAGAGCAGCGTGGGCTGAGTCACACCGAAGTCATGCGGAAACTCAGTGctgattttgctttaaaaactaGGCTTCAAGATTCCTTGTGA